Part of the Halalkalibacter krulwichiae genome is shown below.
TTCTATAAGAAGAGAAGTAAGAAAAGCGAGTAGCACGACTAAAGAAAGCCTACGTAACTTCTTCGAAATGAACGGTAACAAAAAACCCATTGGCAAAAATAAAACAATATTCCCAACTAATATTCGAATAGGGTCCATAATTGTCGGGCTGAAAACAGCAATTCTATATATGCTTCGAAACGGAATTATATTGTAATTTCTTCCTCCGGGACCTGTCGGGCCAAGAGAAGCTCCGTAATTCCAAGCTAACAACGTAACATAAAATAAGGCCATTAAATACGTGCATAACAACAATTTACGTATGAATTGTTGCTGTCTCATGAATCCTCGTCCCCCTCATGTATGACATCACTTCTTTTCATTATTCCGGTTATTCTTTGGATTGACAAGCATTTTTCATCGACAACTTTTTAAAAAACACGAAAGAAAACCCCGAAGTATAAACTCCAGGGTTTTTCGTATTATCCTTTTGGGGAATATAATCAGGTTGCTCATTACTTTTTTGGGCCATTTTCTTTCCGTTATTTGCCTTTGATTTGACAGGTTGCATTCCAAGATGATCTGGACGGAATTGTGCGAAATGTGACTTTGTACTTTTCATAAGTAACCCCTCCCTCAATAATAGGTTACCTCTAAAAAGCCATCTTATTCATAGCTCAATTTGTTTTACTGCAGAACGTCTTTTTTCCCACCGTTCTTCGATGCGATCCAGTGCTTCTTTATCATTCATTAACTTCTCCCGATTTTCTCTAACTAATTCCTCAAATGACAATTTTCTGACTCTTCTCAAGACAAACACTCCTTTGTTTTTATACAATTATTGACGAAAAGGAGTGTT
Proteins encoded:
- a CDS encoding VanZ family protein, translated to MRQQQFIRKLLLCTYLMALFYVTLLAWNYGASLGPTGPGGRNYNIIPFRSIYRIAVFSPTIMDPIRILVGNIVLFLPMGFLLPFISKKLRRLSLVVLLAFLTSLLIEVSQFLFTHRVANIDDVILNTLGATIGYMVFYIVLWLKRRVVYIRT
- a CDS encoding acid-soluble spore protein N: MKSTKSHFAQFRPDHLGMQPVKSKANNGKKMAQKSNEQPDYIPQKDNTKNPGVYTSGFSFVFFKKLSMKNACQSKE
- a CDS encoding FbpB family small basic protein produces the protein MRRVRKLSFEELVRENREKLMNDKEALDRIEERWEKRRSAVKQIEL